The following proteins come from a genomic window of Pseudomonas cichorii:
- the ribA gene encoding GTP cyclohydrolase II: MPVVFVAASKLPTPFAEFTMNGFFEQETGREHVVLSLGDIADGAPVLGRVHSECLTGDALFSQRCDCGSQLEAALRAIAIEGRGVLLYLRQEGRGIGLMNKIRAYELQDGGADTVEANERLGFAADQRDYAICLPMLQHLKVGSLRLMTNNPRKVKALTDMGIKVAERVPLHTGHNPHNKLYLATKAGKLGHMMGNEHQSEVDPA, translated from the coding sequence GTGCCCGTCGTATTTGTTGCTGCCTCCAAGCTGCCTACCCCTTTTGCAGAATTCACCATGAACGGCTTTTTCGAGCAGGAAACCGGGCGCGAGCACGTTGTTCTGAGCCTGGGTGATATTGCCGATGGCGCTCCTGTTCTTGGGCGGGTGCATTCCGAATGCCTGACCGGCGATGCCTTGTTCAGCCAGCGTTGCGACTGCGGCTCGCAACTTGAAGCCGCACTGCGCGCCATTGCCATCGAAGGTCGTGGTGTTCTGCTGTATCTGCGTCAGGAAGGTCGCGGCATTGGCCTGATGAACAAGATCCGCGCCTACGAATTGCAGGACGGCGGCGCCGATACCGTCGAAGCCAACGAGCGTCTGGGCTTTGCGGCCGACCAGCGTGATTACGCGATCTGCCTGCCGATGCTGCAACACCTGAAGGTCGGTTCCCTGCGCCTGATGACCAACAACCCGCGCAAGGTCAAAGCCTTGACCGACATGGGCATCAAGGTGGCCGAGCGCGTGCCGCTGCACACCGGCCACAACCCGCACAACAAACTGTACCTGGCGACAAAGGCCGGCAAGCTGGGCCACATGATGGGCAATGAGCACCAAAGTGAGGTCGATCCGGCGTGA
- the yghU gene encoding glutathione-dependent disulfide-bond oxidoreductase: MSTTPYTPPKVWQPASSGGTFANINRPVAGPTHEKELPVGKHPLQLYSLATPNGVKVTILLEELLALGHSGAEYDAWLIKISEGDQFSSGFVGVNPNSKIPALLDRSQETPVRVFESGSILLYLAEKFSSFLPTDHAGRTETLNWLFWQMGAAPYLGGGFGHFYAYAPEKIEYAINRFAMEAKRQLDVLDRRLGESRYLAGDTYTIADIAVWPWYGALVQNSVYSAAEFLSVHEYPNLLRWTEEIAARPAVIRGKKVNRTWGDEADQVAERHHASDL; the protein is encoded by the coding sequence ATGAGCACTACTCCTTACACGCCTCCAAAGGTCTGGCAGCCTGCCTCGTCCGGCGGCACCTTCGCCAATATCAACCGCCCGGTTGCCGGTCCCACCCATGAAAAGGAACTGCCGGTCGGCAAACATCCGCTGCAGCTCTACTCCCTGGCCACACCCAACGGAGTGAAGGTCACGATTCTGCTGGAAGAGTTGCTGGCACTTGGGCACAGCGGTGCCGAATATGACGCCTGGCTGATCAAGATTTCGGAAGGCGATCAGTTCTCCAGCGGTTTTGTCGGAGTCAATCCCAACTCCAAGATCCCTGCGTTGCTGGATCGCAGCCAGGAGACGCCAGTGCGGGTATTCGAGTCCGGCTCGATCCTGCTTTATCTGGCGGAGAAGTTTTCCAGCTTTCTGCCCACCGATCACGCTGGCCGGACAGAAACCCTGAACTGGCTGTTCTGGCAAATGGGCGCTGCGCCTTATCTGGGCGGCGGTTTCGGGCATTTCTATGCCTATGCACCGGAAAAGATCGAGTACGCCATCAACCGTTTCGCGATGGAAGCCAAGCGTCAGCTGGATGTGCTGGATCGTCGTCTGGGCGAAAGCCGTTATCTGGCCGGCGATACTTACACCATCGCCGACATCGCCGTGTGGCCATGGTATGGCGCACTGGTGCAGAACAGTGTGTATTCCGCAGCGGAGTTTCTGTCAGTGCATGAATACCCGAACCTGCTTCGCTGGACCGAAGAGATCGCCGCACGCCCTGCCGTCATCCGCGGCAAGAAGGTCAATCGCACATGGGGTGATGAGGCGGATCAGGTTGCCGAGCGGCATCACGCGTCTGATTTGTAG
- a CDS encoding polyprenyl synthetase family protein: protein MIASYQAQSQARVNAALDGLFEAPSPELTRLYAAMRYSVMNGGKRVRPLLAYAACEALGGVAEDANGAACAVELIHAYSLVHDDLPAMDDDDLRRGQPTTHKAFDEACAILAGDGLQSLAFTALLDPRLSSRDAETRLQMVSALAQAAGPAGMVGGQAIDLGSVGLKLDQAALAFMHRHKTGALIEASVRLGALASGHADQARLDALQVYARAIGLAFQVQDDILDVESDTATLGKRQGADIARDKPTYPALLGLEPAKAYALELRDQALNALRPFDSAAEPLRELARYIVERRN from the coding sequence ATGATCGCGAGCTATCAGGCCCAAAGCCAGGCTCGCGTCAACGCGGCACTTGATGGTCTGTTTGAAGCGCCAAGCCCGGAGCTGACCCGGCTTTATGCCGCGATGCGCTATAGCGTGATGAACGGTGGTAAGCGGGTACGTCCGTTACTGGCTTATGCAGCCTGTGAAGCGCTGGGCGGTGTTGCCGAGGATGCCAATGGCGCCGCCTGCGCAGTCGAGCTGATCCATGCCTATTCACTGGTGCATGATGATCTGCCGGCCATGGACGATGACGACCTGCGTCGCGGCCAGCCCACCACCCATAAAGCCTTTGATGAAGCCTGTGCGATCCTCGCGGGCGACGGCCTGCAAAGCCTGGCGTTTACCGCTCTGCTCGATCCGCGCCTGAGCTCACGTGATGCCGAAACCCGCTTGCAGATGGTCAGCGCCCTGGCGCAGGCCGCTGGCCCGGCAGGCATGGTGGGCGGGCAAGCCATTGACTTGGGGTCGGTAGGCTTGAAGCTCGATCAAGCCGCACTGGCGTTCATGCACCGGCACAAGACCGGTGCACTGATCGAAGCCAGTGTCAGGCTCGGCGCGCTGGCCAGCGGTCATGCCGATCAAGCCCGACTCGACGCACTGCAGGTCTATGCTCGCGCTATTGGTCTAGCCTTTCAGGTACAGGACGACATTCTCGACGTTGAAAGCGATACCGCTACTCTGGGCAAGCGCCAGGGTGCCGATATTGCCCGTGACAAACCGACTTATCCCGCGTTGCTTGGCCTGGAACCGGCCAAGGCCTATGCGCTGGAACTTCGCGATCAGGCGCTGAACGCGCTGCGGCCATTTGACTCAGCCGCAGAGCCGTTGCGGGAGCTGGCGCGTTACATCGTCGAACGCCGCAACTGA
- a CDS encoding DUF5625 family protein, which produces MSFIKRFFALFLSGFLVGCSSPVLIVKPVNLSLANQKVSAQFRVAERGGYRVALLFVWSEKASDIDHQKAVWGGGLYNEGGVPIPVHLRVLKDGQLFFDEVLVTTGIDSGQAFEYEGKYKSTQVRDIKHFALLPGDYTVEVSTVDKVDAFSGTEGYVEFSYYSPKI; this is translated from the coding sequence GTGTCTTTCATTAAACGTTTTTTCGCTCTCTTTTTGTCGGGTTTCCTCGTGGGTTGCTCAAGTCCGGTGTTGATAGTCAAGCCTGTCAATCTTTCTTTGGCCAATCAGAAAGTCTCTGCGCAGTTTCGCGTGGCTGAGCGTGGTGGCTATAGAGTTGCTCTGTTATTTGTGTGGAGTGAAAAAGCCTCCGATATCGATCACCAGAAAGCAGTATGGGGGGGCGGGCTTTATAACGAGGGCGGTGTTCCCATTCCTGTCCATTTGCGTGTTCTGAAAGATGGTCAGTTGTTTTTTGATGAGGTTTTAGTCACCACGGGCATTGACTCGGGGCAGGCATTTGAATACGAGGGTAAATACAAGTCTACGCAGGTCAGAGATATAAAGCATTTTGCTCTTCTCCCTGGGGATTACACGGTCGAAGTTTCGACGGTGGATAAAGTTGACGCATTCAGTGGTACGGAAGGGTACGTAGAGTTTTCTTACTACAGCCCCAAGATTTAG
- the thiL gene encoding thiamine-phosphate kinase: MGEFELIRNYFAAAPCAQDGEGVALGIGDDCALLALTPGEQLAISTDTLVAGVHFPHACDPFLLGQRALAVSASDLAAMGARPVAFTLALTLPQVEAAWLQAFAEGLNLMAQVCSLRLVGGDTTRGPLSLTLTVFGAVPAGQALTRSGAREGDLLCVGGALGDAAAALPLVLNQRSAEPSIAEPLLARYWSPQPQLALGQALRGKATAALDISDGLLADCGHIARSSAVRLLVERDKLPMSAPLLQLFDLPAAQQAALSGGDDYLLAFTLPPEQLTGLLDAGWPVHVIGRVVEGQGVALLDADGQDITPAALGYQHFRSEV; the protein is encoded by the coding sequence ATGGGTGAATTCGAGCTGATCCGCAATTACTTCGCTGCCGCGCCCTGTGCGCAGGACGGCGAAGGCGTTGCACTTGGCATCGGCGACGACTGCGCGCTGCTGGCGTTAACGCCCGGCGAGCAGTTGGCGATTTCCACCGATACGCTGGTTGCCGGGGTGCACTTCCCCCACGCCTGCGACCCCTTTCTGCTTGGCCAGCGCGCCCTGGCGGTTTCCGCCAGCGATCTGGCTGCCATGGGGGCCCGCCCTGTGGCCTTCACACTTGCCCTTACCTTGCCTCAGGTTGAAGCCGCCTGGTTGCAGGCCTTTGCCGAAGGCTTGAACCTGATGGCGCAGGTGTGTTCGTTGCGTCTGGTGGGCGGCGATACCACGCGTGGGCCATTGAGCCTGACGCTGACAGTATTCGGTGCCGTACCTGCCGGTCAGGCTTTGACTCGCAGCGGTGCCCGCGAAGGCGATTTGCTGTGCGTCGGCGGAGCCTTGGGCGATGCGGCGGCAGCTTTGCCGCTGGTACTGAATCAGCGCAGCGCCGAGCCTTCTATTGCCGAACCCTTGCTTGCTCGTTACTGGTCGCCACAGCCGCAACTGGCGCTGGGGCAAGCGTTGCGTGGCAAGGCTACGGCTGCGCTGGATATTTCCGATGGTTTGCTCGCGGACTGTGGGCACATTGCCCGGTCGTCGGCTGTGCGCCTGCTGGTCGAGCGGGACAAGCTGCCAATGTCTGCGCCCTTGCTACAGTTGTTTGATCTGCCTGCTGCACAGCAGGCGGCGCTCAGTGGTGGCGATGATTATCTGCTGGCCTTCACGCTGCCGCCCGAGCAACTGACCGGCCTGCTCGATGCTGGCTGGCCGGTGCATGTGATCGGGCGAGTGGTTGAAGGGCAGGGCGTTGCGTTGCTGGATGCCGACGGGCAAGACATCACGCCTGCCGCGCTGGGCTATCAGCATTTTCGGAGTGAAGTGTGA
- the ribH gene encoding 6,7-dimethyl-8-ribityllumazine synthase, which translates to MTLKTIEGTFIAPQGRYALVVGRFNSFVVESLVSGAVDALVRHGVSESDITIIRAPGAFEIPLVVQKVAQRKEFSAIVALGAVIRGGTPHFEYVAGECVKGLAQVSMDAGIPVAFGVLTVDSIEQAIERSGTKAGNKGAEAALSAIEMVSLLSQLEAK; encoded by the coding sequence ATGACCTTGAAGACCATCGAAGGTACCTTCATCGCCCCACAAGGCCGCTATGCCTTGGTAGTTGGCCGTTTCAACAGCTTCGTCGTGGAAAGTCTGGTGAGCGGCGCTGTCGATGCGCTGGTTCGCCATGGCGTGAGCGAAAGCGACATCACCATCATCCGCGCGCCGGGTGCTTTCGAGATTCCTCTGGTTGTGCAGAAAGTTGCCCAACGCAAAGAGTTCTCGGCCATCGTCGCCCTGGGCGCAGTGATCCGTGGCGGTACTCCGCACTTTGAATACGTGGCTGGCGAATGCGTCAAAGGCCTGGCTCAGGTTTCCATGGACGCAGGCATTCCAGTCGCTTTCGGCGTACTGACTGTCGACTCCATCGAGCAAGCCATCGAGCGCTCCGGCACCAAGGCCGGTAATAAAGGCGCTGAAGCTGCACTGTCTGCCATTGAAATGGTCAGTCTGCTGTCGCAGTTGGAGGCCAAGTGA
- a CDS encoding phosphatidylglycerophosphatase A family protein translates to MKDNPEQVSAEFVPPSVWTNPWHFLAFGFGSGTLPKAPGTWGSIVAVPFIPLWQMLPDWGYWLMLGVTMLFGFWLCGKVADDLGVHDHEGIVWDEMVGMWITLWLVPEGWAWLLVGFLVFRFFDILKPWPIRWLDRHVHGGFGIMIDDVLAGVFAWFSMQGLVWAWGLI, encoded by the coding sequence GTGAAAGACAACCCCGAACAGGTTTCAGCCGAGTTTGTACCACCTTCGGTCTGGACCAACCCCTGGCATTTTCTCGCCTTCGGTTTTGGTTCGGGCACGTTGCCCAAGGCGCCCGGAACCTGGGGTTCTATCGTTGCAGTGCCATTTATCCCTTTGTGGCAGATGCTGCCGGACTGGGGTTACTGGCTCATGCTGGGTGTCACCATGTTGTTTGGCTTCTGGCTGTGCGGCAAGGTGGCGGATGATCTGGGCGTGCACGACCATGAAGGCATCGTCTGGGACGAAATGGTCGGGATGTGGATTACCCTCTGGCTGGTACCTGAAGGCTGGGCATGGTTGCTGGTGGGTTTTCTGGTGTTCCGCTTTTTCGACATCCTCAAGCCATGGCCCATTCGCTGGCTGGACAGGCATGTTCACGGTGGCTTCGGCATCATGATCGATGATGTGCTGGCCGGTGTATTTGCCTGGTTTTCCATGCAGGGACTGGTCTGGGCCTGGGGATTGATCTAG
- the dxs gene encoding 1-deoxy-D-xylulose-5-phosphate synthase, whose protein sequence is MPTTFKEIPRERPVTPLLDRADTPDGLRRLGEAELETLADELRLELLYSVGQTGGHFGAGLGVIELTIALHYVFDTPDDRLVWDVGHQAYPHKILTGRRQRMTTLRQKDGIAAFPRRSESEYDTFGVGHSSTSISAALGMAIAARLQGSDRKSIAVIGDGALTAGMAFEALNHAPEVAADMLVILNDNDMSISRNVGGLSNYLAKILSSRTYTSMREGSKKVLSRLPGAWEIARRTEEYAKGMLVPGTLFEELGWNYIGPIDGHDLPTLIATLRNMRDLKGPQFLHVVTKKGKGFAPAEVDPIGYHAITKLDPLNAPAAPKKASGPKYSGVFGQWICDMAKADSRLVGITPAMKEGSDLVEFSERFPSRYFDVAIAEQHAVTLAAGMACEGSKPVVAIYSTFLQRGYDQLVHDVAVQNLDVLFAIDRAGLVGEDGPTHAGSFDLSYLRCIPGMLVMTPSDENELRQMLNTGYLYVGPAAVRYPRGTGPNAVIDNGLQPIEIGKGVVRRQGKRVAMLVFGVQLADALEVAEKSDATVIDMRFVKPLDEALIRETAASHDLLVTLEENAIMGGAGAAVSEFLARENILKSVLHLGLPDIYVEHAKPAQMLAECGLDADGIEAAIKARLALID, encoded by the coding sequence ATGCCCACGACGTTCAAAGAGATTCCCCGCGAGCGCCCGGTTACGCCGCTGCTCGACCGTGCAGATACACCGGACGGCCTGCGCCGCCTGGGTGAAGCCGAGCTGGAAACCCTGGCCGATGAACTGCGCCTGGAGTTGCTCTATTCCGTTGGCCAGACCGGCGGGCACTTCGGTGCAGGCCTTGGCGTCATCGAGCTGACCATCGCCCTGCATTACGTGTTCGATACCCCGGATGACCGTCTGGTCTGGGATGTCGGTCATCAGGCCTATCCGCACAAAATCCTCACCGGCCGCCGCCAGCGCATGACCACTCTGCGCCAGAAGGACGGCATTGCCGCGTTCCCGCGTCGCAGCGAGAGCGAGTACGACACCTTTGGCGTCGGGCACTCCAGCACCTCCATCAGTGCTGCGCTGGGCATGGCGATTGCCGCCCGTCTGCAAGGCAGTGACCGCAAGTCCATCGCGGTCATCGGCGACGGCGCACTGACCGCTGGCATGGCTTTCGAGGCGCTGAACCACGCGCCGGAAGTTGCCGCTGACATGCTGGTGATCCTCAACGACAACGATATGTCGATCTCACGCAACGTCGGCGGACTGTCGAACTATCTGGCCAAGATTCTTTCCAGTCGCACTTACACCAGCATGCGTGAAGGCAGCAAGAAAGTGCTTTCCCGCCTGCCCGGTGCCTGGGAAATCGCCCGCCGCACTGAAGAGTACGCCAAGGGCATGCTGGTACCCGGCACCCTGTTTGAAGAACTGGGCTGGAACTACATCGGCCCTATCGATGGTCACGACCTGCCAACCCTGATCGCCACCCTGCGTAACATGCGTGACCTCAAGGGCCCGCAGTTCCTGCATGTCGTGACCAAGAAAGGCAAAGGCTTCGCGCCAGCCGAAGTCGACCCTATCGGCTATCACGCCATCACCAAGCTCGACCCGCTGAATGCCCCCGCCGCGCCGAAAAAAGCCAGCGGGCCCAAGTATTCGGGCGTGTTCGGTCAGTGGATCTGTGACATGGCCAAGGCTGATTCACGGCTGGTGGGGATTACCCCAGCCATGAAAGAAGGCTCAGATCTGGTGGAGTTCAGCGAGCGTTTCCCGAGTCGCTACTTCGACGTGGCGATTGCCGAGCAGCACGCGGTGACACTTGCCGCCGGCATGGCCTGTGAAGGCAGCAAACCGGTGGTCGCGATCTACTCCACCTTCCTGCAGCGCGGTTATGACCAACTGGTGCATGACGTGGCGGTGCAAAACCTCGACGTGCTGTTCGCCATCGACCGCGCCGGTCTGGTGGGTGAAGACGGCCCGACTCACGCGGGCAGCTTCGATCTGTCTTATCTGCGCTGCATTCCCGGCATGCTGGTGATGACACCGAGCGACGAAAACGAGCTGCGTCAGATGCTCAACACCGGTTACCTGTATGTTGGCCCGGCAGCGGTGCGCTACCCGCGTGGCACCGGCCCGAATGCAGTGATCGACAACGGCCTGCAACCTATCGAAATCGGTAAGGGCGTGGTGCGTCGTCAAGGCAAGCGCGTTGCCATGCTGGTGTTTGGCGTGCAACTGGCCGATGCGCTGGAAGTCGCGGAAAAAAGCGATGCCACGGTGATCGACATGCGCTTCGTCAAGCCACTGGACGAAGCCCTGATCCGGGAAACGGCAGCCAGCCATGATCTGCTGGTCACCCTCGAAGAAAACGCCATCATGGGTGGCGCGGGCGCGGCGGTCAGCGAGTTCCTGGCGCGGGAGAATATCCTCAAGTCGGTGCTGCATCTCGGCTTGCCAGACATCTATGTCGAACACGCCAAACCGGCGCAGATGCTGGCCGAGTGTGGTCTGGATGCAGACGGTATCGAAGCGGCGATCAAGGCACGATTGGCGTTGATTGACTGA
- the nusB gene encoding transcription antitermination factor NusB, whose product MISDDSDQFNPRDAQSPEAAKGKSAKRREARQLATQALYQWHMAGHSLNEIEAQFRVDNDFSNVDSAYFRELLHGVATNKTEIDVALKPCLDLTVEELDPVELAVLRLSTFELLKRIDVPYRVVINEGIELAKVYGSTDGHKFVNGVLDKLAPRLREAEVKAHKR is encoded by the coding sequence GTGATTTCCGACGATAGCGATCAGTTCAACCCGCGTGACGCCCAGTCTCCCGAGGCAGCCAAAGGCAAGAGCGCCAAACGTCGCGAAGCGCGTCAGCTCGCGACCCAGGCGCTGTACCAGTGGCACATGGCAGGTCATTCGTTGAACGAAATCGAAGCGCAGTTTCGCGTCGACAACGATTTCAGTAACGTCGACAGCGCTTACTTCCGCGAGTTGCTGCATGGCGTTGCCACCAACAAGACCGAAATCGATGTCGCACTCAAGCCTTGCCTTGACCTGACCGTCGAAGAGCTGGACCCGGTCGAGCTGGCGGTATTGCGCCTGTCCACGTTCGAACTGCTCAAGCGCATCGACGTGCCTTATCGCGTTGTGATCAACGAAGGCATCGAGCTGGCAAAAGTCTACGGTTCCACTGACGGCCACAAGTTCGTCAATGGCGTGCTGGACAAGCTGGCGCCGCGTCTGCGCGAAGCTGAAGTGAAGGCCCACAAGCGCTGA
- the metC gene encoding cystathionine beta-lyase has product MPQDKDPLAQTALSQHGRSASSGPGIAVNPPVVRMSTVLFDSLQSLREAEARTSGPDRSLTYAANGNPTAFALQDLVSELEGAHGTCLYSTGLAAAAQMFQAFVRPGQHVLITEAVYGPVRRLVRTWMTAFDIEFDYYAADGSNVESLIKPNTRMIYAEVPGSLTFDMCDLRALSRLCKERNLLLAVDNSWGSGVLFKPLELGADISLMALTKYIAGHSDVMMGSISTTEEHWKTLKTMNTAVGNTVSPDDAYLVLRGARSLAARMKMHEHNALQVAQWLHGHEQVGRVLHLALPSDPGHALWKRDFHGCNGLLSFEFKTADRQVLDRFTGALKLFGVGYSWGGFESLVSEVDHYGAREQGLPMLRLQIGLENPDDLIEDLKAGFAATQN; this is encoded by the coding sequence ATGCCCCAAGACAAAGACCCACTCGCCCAGACTGCGTTGTCCCAACATGGCCGTAGCGCCAGCAGCGGGCCGGGCATTGCGGTGAATCCGCCGGTGGTGCGCATGAGCACGGTGTTGTTCGACAGCCTGCAAAGCCTGCGTGAAGCGGAAGCTCGCACTTCGGGGCCGGATCGCTCGCTGACGTATGCGGCCAACGGCAACCCGACGGCCTTTGCATTGCAGGATCTGGTTTCCGAGCTGGAAGGTGCCCACGGCACTTGTCTGTACTCCACAGGGCTGGCCGCAGCGGCGCAGATGTTTCAGGCGTTTGTGCGCCCTGGTCAGCATGTGCTGATCACCGAGGCGGTATACGGCCCGGTTCGTCGGCTGGTCAGGACCTGGATGACAGCCTTCGATATCGAGTTCGATTATTACGCCGCCGACGGCAGTAACGTGGAGTCATTGATCAAGCCCAATACGCGCATGATTTACGCTGAAGTCCCCGGCTCGCTGACGTTCGACATGTGTGATCTGCGAGCCCTGTCGCGGCTGTGCAAAGAGCGCAATCTATTGCTGGCGGTGGATAACTCCTGGGGTTCGGGGGTGCTGTTCAAGCCCCTTGAGTTGGGCGCGGACATTTCGTTGATGGCCCTGACCAAATACATCGCCGGGCATTCGGACGTGATGATGGGCAGCATCAGCACCACCGAAGAGCACTGGAAAACTCTCAAGACCATGAACACCGCCGTGGGCAATACCGTGAGCCCCGACGATGCCTACCTTGTGCTGCGCGGTGCACGAAGCCTTGCGGCACGCATGAAGATGCACGAGCACAATGCCCTGCAAGTCGCACAATGGCTGCATGGCCACGAGCAGGTCGGTCGTGTCCTGCATCTGGCACTGCCGAGCGATCCGGGACATGCCCTCTGGAAGCGGGATTTCCATGGTTGCAACGGTTTGCTGAGCTTCGAGTTCAAGACCGCCGACCGTCAGGTGCTGGACCGTTTTACCGGAGCCTTGAAGCTGTTTGGTGTCGGTTATTCATGGGGTGGCTTTGAAAGCCTGGTGTCGGAGGTGGATCACTATGGCGCCCGGGAACAGGGTCTGCCGATGCTGCGCCTGCAAATCGGCCTGGAAAACCCGGATGATCTGATCGAAGACCTGAAGGCCGGATTTGCAGCCACCCAGAACTGA
- a CDS encoding exodeoxyribonuclease VII small subunit: MARKKAALDFEQSLTDLQTLVERLENGELSLEDSLTAFEQGVRLTRDCQNALAQAEQKVQVLLERDGELAEEPFEADQPE; this comes from the coding sequence ATGGCCCGCAAGAAAGCTGCACTGGATTTCGAACAATCCCTTACCGATCTGCAAACGCTGGTTGAGCGTCTGGAGAATGGTGAGCTGTCGTTGGAAGACTCATTGACCGCTTTCGAGCAAGGCGTGCGCCTCACACGTGACTGTCAGAATGCCCTGGCCCAGGCCGAGCAGAAGGTGCAGGTATTGCTGGAGCGCGACGGCGAACTGGCCGAAGAGCCCTTTGAAGCGGATCAACCCGAATGA
- a CDS encoding EamA family transporter → MKLHHLLLAILVTALWGLNFSVIKLGLTSVDPFILAGLRFTLCALPAIFFIPKPDVAWRYIIGYGLIFGIGLWGVVNLGIKTGLSAGIASLVLQFSAFFTMLLGAWVFKETITRYQLAGIGVALCGLLSIIFIADGSVTATGLILVLFGAAAWSVANIINKKANTPQVFAFVVWSSAFSPIPLFLLDYIVNGTSGYSALINQIDHRAVLSILFQVYPNTLFGYWVWNSLLKQYPVSTVAPLSLLVPIFGMLGSVVIFDESLSPMKIVAVGLIVSGLAVGLYGQRIRNALFAGRSRPLA, encoded by the coding sequence ATGAAACTCCACCACCTGCTCCTCGCCATCCTGGTTACTGCACTCTGGGGCCTTAACTTCTCGGTCATCAAGCTTGGCCTGACCTCAGTCGATCCGTTCATCCTCGCAGGTCTGCGCTTCACGCTCTGTGCGCTGCCTGCGATCTTTTTCATTCCCAAACCTGATGTCGCGTGGCGTTACATCATCGGTTACGGGCTGATATTCGGCATAGGCCTGTGGGGTGTCGTCAATCTGGGGATCAAGACCGGGCTGTCGGCGGGGATTGCTTCGCTGGTTTTGCAGTTCAGCGCGTTTTTTACGATGCTACTGGGGGCCTGGGTGTTCAAGGAGACCATCACGCGCTACCAGTTGGCCGGGATTGGCGTTGCGCTGTGCGGGCTGTTGAGCATCATCTTTATTGCGGATGGCTCGGTCACTGCGACCGGCTTGATACTGGTGCTGTTTGGCGCGGCGGCCTGGAGTGTCGCGAACATCATCAATAAAAAGGCCAATACCCCTCAGGTATTTGCCTTTGTGGTCTGGTCCAGCGCGTTTTCGCCGATCCCGCTTTTCCTGCTCGACTATATCGTCAACGGCACCAGCGGCTACTCTGCACTGATCAACCAGATCGACCACCGTGCTGTTCTGTCGATCCTGTTTCAGGTTTACCCCAACACCTTGTTCGGCTATTGGGTCTGGAACTCGCTGCTCAAGCAATACCCGGTGTCCACCGTTGCGCCATTGTCATTACTGGTACCTATATTCGGGATGCTGGGCTCGGTGGTGATTTTCGATGAAAGCCTGTCGCCGATGAAAATCGTTGCCGTGGGCCTTATCGTATCGGGTCTGGCCGTCGGTCTTTACGGGCAACGCATTCGCAATGCCTTGTTCGCTGGCCGCAGTCGCCCTCTGGCCTGA